Below is a window of Streptomyces qaidamensis DNA.
CGCAGGGCCGCGAGATCGGGTGCGCGGTTCTCCTCCTCGTTGGCGATCACCAGATCGGGCGTGAGGGACAGGATCCGGTCGCTCTTCGGGTTCTTGGTACCGCCGACGCGTACGACGTCCAGGCCGGGAGGGTGCGTGCACCAGTCGGTGGCGCCGGCCAGGGTTCCGGGCGCGGACCGGGCCACGGCCTCGGTCAGCGAGGGGACCAGCGAGACCACCCTCACCGGCGTGGCCGGTCCCGGACCGCCTCGATGTGCTCCGCCACGGCGACGACGATCACGCGGGTGTCCGACTCGGCCGCCCGCCAGCGATGCCGTACGCCGCCGGTCAGGTACAGCGTGTCGCCGCGGCCGAGGCGGTAGGCGCGGCCCTCCGCCTCGACCTCCACCGCGCCGTCGGCGACGTACATCAACTGGTCGTTGCGGTACTGGAACTCACGGCCCGCGTCGTGGTCGCCGGTGAACTCGGAGGCGTGCATCTGATGGTGGCCGCGGACCAGGGAGCGGGACCGGGGCTGGGGCAGCGGCTCGCTGCCGTCGCCGCGGACGACGTCCACGCTGCACGCCGGGTCGGCCGCGGCGAGGAGCTCCACCGCCGTGGTGCGCAGGGCGTCGGCGACCTTCTCCAGGGAGCTGGTGCTGGGCCGCGCCCGGTCGTTCTCGATCTGGCTCAGGAAGGGGACGGACAGGCCGCTGCGCGCGGACACGACGGCGAGGGTGAGCTCCAGCGCGCGGCGCCGTCGGCGCACGGCCGCGCCCACCCGAAGGGGTTGCTCTTTGTGGTCGCCCATCGCTCCGGCTCCCTCCTTCGCCCGTCGGTCCGCTCCCCGTGCGGCGGTGTCCCGGCGCACTGCTCCTGTTGAGTTGTCTGCACCCTACGCATGTTCGGCAAACCGTTTCATGCGCCCGTCACATCGACGTCATACGGGGCGGTGCGCGACCTCACACTTCACGCCAGGCGATCCGCCGCCGAAGGGGGGCGGGCAGGCTTTCCGTCTGGTGGAGGAACAGGCGAGAAGAGGGGGTTCTGGGGATGGCGTAGCGCTCTGTGGTTGTCCGGATCCCGCTCGTGGGATCGGGGGGCGGGGCAGGACGCGGCGTGTCGCGCGTCCCACCCCGGAACCCTACTGCGGAGTCATGCGCTGCACCATGTCCGGGTGCTGCTCGAGCCACTCGGCCACGGCCTCTTCCTCGTGGCCCTGGCCGCGGTCCTTGATCTCGCTCTCCAGGCTGCCGAGCTCGTCCTCGCTCATCCTGAAGTTCTTGATCCACTTCGTGAGCTGCGGGTACTGCTCGGGGAACTTCTCGTTGGAGATGGTGCGGATCGTGTTGCCCTCGCCGAAGGCCTTCTTGGGGTCCTTCAGCTTGGTCAGCTCGTAGTCGCTGTACGCCCAGTGCGGCGACCAGAGGGTGACGGCGATGGGCTCCTTCTTGGCGTAGGCGCGCTTCAGCTCGGCCAGCATCGCGGGTGTGGAGCCGTCGACGACCTCGTACTCCTTGTCGAGGCCGTAGGCGGGCAGGACCTTGTTCTTCGCGAGGTCCATCTCGCCGGTGCCCGGCTCGATGCCGATGATCTTCCCCTTGAAGGTGGAGGACTTGCCCTTGAGGTCCTCCAGGGAGTCGACGCCCTTGACGTAGGACGGCACGGCGATCTCCAGGGAGGTCGGTTCGTACCAGGTGCCGAGGTCCTTGAGGCGGTCCTTGTTCTTGTCCCAGTAGTTCTTCTGGGCGTAGGGCAGCCAGGCGTCGAAGTTGAGGTCGAGGTCGCCCGAGGCCAGACCCGTGTAGACCGGGCCGACGTCCATCTGCTTGAGGTTCAGCCGGTAGCCGCGCCGCTCCAGGACGTTCTTCCACAAGTAGGTGACCGCGATGTCCTCGTCCCAGGGGAACCAGGCCACGTCCAGGGGCCGCTTCGCCTCGGCGGGCGTGCTGCCCCCGGCGTTCTTCACCGGGGCCATCGTGTCGGCGAAGCCGGGGTTCTGCTTGAGCCAGGCGCGCACGGCGTCCTGCTGGTTGCCCTTGCCCGCCTTGTTGATCTCGGCTTCGAGGCTGGTGAGCTGCTTCTCACTCATCCGGAACTTCTTGAGCCACCCGGCGACCGTCGGGTCGTCGTTCGCGAAGCCCTTGCGGGCCAGGGTGTGCACGCCGTCGCCCTCGCCCCAGGCGCCCTTCGGGTCCTTGAGCTTCTTGAGGTCGTAGTCGTTGTACGCCCAGTGCGGCGACCAGAGCGTGACGACGATCGGCTTCTTCTGGGCGTAGGCGCGCTTCAGCTCGGCCAGCATGGCGGGCGTGGAGCTGTCGACGACCTCGTACTCCTTGTCGAGGCCGTACTCCCCCAGGACCTTGCTCTTCAGCAGGGCCATCTCGCCGGCGCCGGACTCGATGCCGGTGATCTTCCCGCCGAACTCGGAGGCCTTGCCCTTGAGGTCCGCCAGGGAGTCGATGCCCTTCATGTAGGCGGGCACGGAGAGCTCCAGGGACGTCTTGTCGTACCAGGAGCCGAGGTCGTCGAGCTGCTTGCCGTACTTCTTCCAGTACTGGGCGTGAGTGGTGGGCAGCCAGGCGTCCGTCTGGAAGTCGACGTCGCCCTGGGCGAGGGAGGTGTACAGCGGGCCGGCGTCGAACTGCTTGGCCTCGACCTCGTAGCCGCGCTGCTCCAGGACCTCCTTCCACAGGAAGGTGGAGGCGACGCCCTCGTCCCAGGGGATGTAGCCGATGCTGATCTTCTTGCCCTGGCCGACGCTCTTGCCGTTCGCGGCCGCCTCGGTGCCGGCGCCACCACCGAGGACGCCCATGCCGCCCGCGGTGAGCGCGAGGGCGACGACGCCGATCACGGCGATCGCCGGGCGCGGCCGGTAGGACCAGATCTTCAGCCCCTGCGCGGCACGCAGTCTGGCGGCGGCGCGGCGGCCGAGCGGGGAGACCTGGGTGCCGAGGGCGCTGGTCATCCGGTCCAGGTAGATCGCGAGGATCACGATGGCCACACCGGCCTCGGAGCCGAGGCCCACGTTGAGCTGGCCGATGGCCTCGTTGACGTCGCCGCCGAGGCCGCCGGTGCCGACCATGCCGGCGATCGCGGCCATGGACAGGCCCAGCATGATGACCTGGTTGACGCCGGCCATGACGGTGGGCAGGGCCAGCGGCAGCTGGACGCGCAGCAGCGTGTTGCGGGGCGTGGTGCCGAAGGCCTCGGCGGCCTCGACCAGTTCCTTGTCGACCTGCCGGATGCCCAGCTCGGTCATGCGCACGCCCGGGGCGAGCGCGAAGATCAGGGTGGCGACGATTCCGGCCGGGGCGCCGGTGCCGAAGAACAGGATCGCCGGGATGAGGTAGATCATCGCGGGCAGCGTCTGCATGAAGTCCAGCACGGGCCGGACCAGAGCGCTGACGCGGTCGGAGCGGGCCGCCCAGATGCCCACGGGCAGGGCGATCA
It encodes the following:
- a CDS encoding helix-turn-helix domain-containing protein, with protein sequence MGDHKEQPLRVGAAVRRRRRALELTLAVVSARSGLSVPFLSQIENDRARPSTSSLEKVADALRTTAVELLAAADPACSVDVVRGDGSEPLPQPRSRSLVRGHHQMHASEFTGDHDAGREFQYRNDQLMYVADGAVEVEAEGRAYRLGRGDTLYLTGGVRHRWRAAESDTRVIVVAVAEHIEAVRDRPRR
- a CDS encoding ABC transporter permease/substrate binding protein — its product is MPRIELGSWVNDAVDWLTTHMAWLFDFCKTVFLGLYDGINAVLQAPEPLLLAGIFAVIAFWLRGTLAGVLTFAGFAFIDSLELWENAMITLALVLVATVIALVIALPVGIWAARSDRVSALVRPVLDFMQTLPAMIYLIPAILFFGTGAPAGIVATLIFALAPGVRMTELGIRQVDKELVEAAEAFGTTPRNTLLRVQLPLALPTVMAGVNQVIMLGLSMAAIAGMVGTGGLGGDVNEAIGQLNVGLGSEAGVAIVILAIYLDRMTSALGTQVSPLGRRAAARLRAAQGLKIWSYRPRPAIAVIGVVALALTAGGMGVLGGGAGTEAAANGKSVGQGKKISIGYIPWDEGVASTFLWKEVLEQRGYEVEAKQFDAGPLYTSLAQGDVDFQTDAWLPTTHAQYWKKYGKQLDDLGSWYDKTSLELSVPAYMKGIDSLADLKGKASEFGGKITGIESGAGEMALLKSKVLGEYGLDKEYEVVDSSTPAMLAELKRAYAQKKPIVVTLWSPHWAYNDYDLKKLKDPKGAWGEGDGVHTLARKGFANDDPTVAGWLKKFRMSEKQLTSLEAEINKAGKGNQQDAVRAWLKQNPGFADTMAPVKNAGGSTPAEAKRPLDVAWFPWDEDIAVTYLWKNVLERRGYRLNLKQMDVGPVYTGLASGDLDLNFDAWLPYAQKNYWDKNKDRLKDLGTWYEPTSLEIAVPSYVKGVDSLEDLKGKSSTFKGKIIGIEPGTGEMDLAKNKVLPAYGLDKEYEVVDGSTPAMLAELKRAYAKKEPIAVTLWSPHWAYSDYELTKLKDPKKAFGEGNTIRTISNEKFPEQYPQLTKWIKNFRMSEDELGSLESEIKDRGQGHEEEAVAEWLEQHPDMVQRMTPQ